The following proteins are co-located in the Sulfurovum sp. TSL6 genome:
- the lptA gene encoding lipopolysaccharide transport periplasmic protein LptA, whose amino-acid sequence MNFLKIILVLMLTQALFAEKVKITSTSMEAEELKKEVHFIGDAKIIKGGDWLHADRVIVYFGDNNETSKYEAIGSVSFEFKKDEKHFKGSADKVIYDMVKSLYVLKGKAVIDDVVKKRHVDGDEIMLDMSTGSVDVQGSNKKPVKFIFDMEDKE is encoded by the coding sequence TTGAATTTTTTGAAAATAATACTTGTACTTATGTTAACACAGGCGCTTTTTGCAGAAAAGGTCAAAATAACCTCTACCTCTATGGAGGCAGAAGAGTTAAAAAAAGAAGTACATTTTATAGGTGATGCGAAAATAATCAAAGGTGGTGACTGGCTGCATGCGGATAGAGTCATCGTCTACTTTGGTGACAATAATGAAACAAGTAAATATGAAGCTATAGGATCAGTCTCTTTTGAGTTTAAAAAGGATGAAAAACATTTCAAAGGCAGTGCCGATAAAGTGATATATGATATGGTTAAATCACTTTATGTTTTAAAAGGAAAAGCAGTGATAGATGATGTGGTCAAGAAAAGACATGTAGATGGTGATGAGATCATGCTTGACATGTCTACGGGAAGTGTAGATGTTCAGGGGAGTAATAAAAAACCTGTGAAATTTATTTTTGATATGGAGGATAAAGAGTGA
- the lptC gene encoding LPS export ABC transporter periplasmic protein LptC, with protein sequence MGIKLEYVLTIAIVGIIAGSLMLKLRNTPAPTKALTKEVEFTNTTVIEVDTDNIKSRVYATHGVMDKNVLTLDDVVYLSDKVESLSSNKAKFNGDLLYLDGNVILREKDGYTYKTEHAVYNKKTEILHITSPFTGVKGQNIIEGESMEYDIRKKKATGTTVGTVFYTPDK encoded by the coding sequence ATGGGAATAAAATTAGAATATGTATTGACCATTGCGATCGTCGGGATCATAGCAGGATCTCTCATGCTAAAATTACGTAATACGCCGGCACCAACTAAAGCATTGACCAAAGAAGTTGAATTTACCAATACCACTGTGATAGAAGTAGATACAGACAACATTAAAAGTCGGGTATATGCTACGCATGGTGTGATGGACAAAAATGTTTTAACATTAGATGACGTCGTTTATTTAAGTGACAAAGTAGAGTCTCTTTCTTCCAATAAAGCTAAATTTAACGGTGACTTACTTTACTTGGATGGTAATGTTATTCTACGGGAGAAAGATGGCTATACGTATAAAACAGAACATGCTGTTTACAATAAAAAAACTGAAATTTTGCATATTACATCACCTTTTACCGGTGTGAAGGGGCAAAATATCATTGAGGGAGAAAGTATGGAGTATGATATACGTAAAAAAAAGGCTACAGGTACGACTGTAGGTACAGTATTTTATACACCAGACAAGTAA
- a CDS encoding HAD family hydrolase produces the protein MSIELVVLDVDGTMTNSHITYSEQGDEIKSFNVKDGLAIASWRKLGKQVAIITGRSSSIVARRAKELHIEHFYQGIDNKKEVLESLLEKLDLTMENVAAIGDDLNDLTMLKAAKISFVPRDASAYVDKIATVVLSKRGGDGAVREMIEHLIVKEGLEKKYLELWE, from the coding sequence GTGAGTATTGAATTGGTTGTACTAGATGTAGACGGTACGATGACGAACAGTCATATCACTTACAGTGAACAAGGTGATGAGATCAAGTCTTTTAACGTGAAAGATGGTTTGGCTATCGCTTCATGGAGAAAACTTGGTAAGCAGGTAGCTATCATTACGGGAAGATCTTCATCGATTGTAGCACGACGTGCAAAAGAGTTACATATAGAACACTTTTATCAGGGGATAGATAATAAAAAAGAGGTTTTGGAATCACTCTTGGAAAAGCTTGACCTCACGATGGAGAATGTGGCAGCCATAGGGGATGATCTTAATGATCTGACAATGTTAAAAGCAGCCAAAATTTCATTTGTTCCAAGAGATGCAAGTGCTTATGTAGATAAGATCGCTACTGTAGTGCTTTCTAAAAGAGGTGGAGATGGTGCTGTACGTGAAATGATAGAACATCTCATCGTTAAAGAAGGTCTTGAAAAGAAGTATCTGGAGCTATGGGAATAA
- the hisB gene encoding imidazoleglycerol-phosphate dehydratase HisB, whose amino-acid sequence MIEVTRETKETQISVKLNLYGSGKANINTGVGFYDHMLEAFTKHAHIDMDVHCTGDTHIDDHHTVEDVGIVIGQALKKAIYPVQSIERFGNATVVMDEASITCDIDLSNRGYLVFELPIGGKVGNFDVELVEEFFKAFAFNLPLTLHLIYNRGKNKHHIIEGAFKALAVALRRAVTVNENAGIPSTKGVL is encoded by the coding sequence ATGATAGAAGTAACAAGAGAAACCAAAGAGACACAAATTTCAGTCAAACTCAACCTTTACGGTTCAGGGAAAGCAAACATCAACACTGGTGTGGGCTTTTATGACCATATGCTCGAAGCATTTACAAAACATGCACATATAGATATGGACGTGCATTGTACGGGAGATACACATATAGATGACCACCATACGGTTGAGGATGTGGGTATCGTTATAGGTCAGGCACTTAAAAAAGCGATCTACCCTGTACAGAGTATAGAGCGTTTCGGTAATGCAACGGTGGTGATGGATGAGGCAAGTATCACCTGCGACATAGATCTGTCTAACCGTGGGTATCTTGTATTTGAACTTCCTATCGGTGGTAAAGTAGGGAACTTCGATGTGGAGCTTGTGGAAGAGTTCTTTAAAGCGTTTGCTTTTAATCTTCCTTTAACACTTCACCTTATCTATAACCGTGGTAAAAACAAACATCACATTATTGAGGGTGCATTTAAAGCACTTGCTGTGGCGCTTCGTAGAGCGGTCACTGTGAATGAAAATGCTGGTATTCCAAGTACAAAGGGTGTACTGTGA
- a CDS encoding septal ring lytic transglycosylase RlpA family protein: MKRLTSPILLIIILGASTLFTGCGPEPKGAKSTKYTSAARHKATMRSYKVLGKRYNPTYVEVGQVMHGISSWYGPNFHGKQTSNGEVYNMHARTAAHKTWPMDTMVKVNNLVNGKSTIVRINDRGPFVRGRVIDCSYTAGKELGLDKMGIAKVSLEVVGFAGKVESPAAIARQKREHTQQRMVLSNFGVQVGAFRRYQGAKAYQRKYSAIYRRYNTIIRRFDDINGGPLNRVWLMGFRSEEEARDFKAHNDLEGAFIVRN; encoded by the coding sequence ATGAAGAGACTTACATCCCCAATATTATTGATCATTATTTTAGGGGCTAGTACTCTTTTTACAGGGTGTGGACCGGAACCTAAAGGGGCTAAATCCACAAAATATACAAGTGCGGCGAGACATAAAGCTACCATGCGTTCCTATAAGGTCTTGGGCAAACGTTACAATCCAACATATGTAGAAGTGGGACAGGTCATGCATGGGATCTCAAGTTGGTATGGACCTAATTTCCATGGTAAACAGACAAGTAACGGTGAAGTCTATAATATGCATGCAAGAACCGCAGCACACAAAACATGGCCTATGGATACGATGGTAAAAGTCAATAACCTTGTCAATGGTAAAAGCACGATCGTACGAATTAATGACAGAGGACCTTTTGTGAGAGGCCGGGTCATCGACTGTAGTTATACTGCGGGTAAAGAGCTGGGACTGGATAAAATGGGGATCGCTAAAGTGTCTCTAGAGGTGGTCGGATTTGCAGGAAAAGTTGAGTCACCTGCAGCGATAGCTAGACAGAAAAGAGAGCATACGCAACAACGTATGGTGCTCTCTAATTTCGGTGTGCAAGTGGGTGCATTTAGACGCTATCAGGGTGCCAAAGCATATCAAAGAAAATACAGCGCTATCTATAGACGCTATAATACCATCATAAGACGTTTTGATGATATAAATGGGGGACCGCTAAACCGCGTATGGCTCATGGGATTCAGGTCTGAAGAAGAAGCGAGGGACTTTAAAGCGCATAATGACTTAGAAGGCGCATTTATCGTAAGAAATTAA
- a CDS encoding ATP-binding protein: MLKKNLPDMSIRIVPLVLLLMLSSYWSYREWEKFDATDPGLFISLLVIVVLSLLSIGYVWFAHRKEKRENRALVSVLDSINHLADDDKGINIQQREEIYSYITHIFSLLQERGKEIEEEAEAKSQFLSTMSHEIRTPLNGIIGFTKLLKQMETTEDQNEFISLIENSSNNLIAIVNDVLDLSKMNAEKMEIEHIPFHLFETIDLTVASFAQMSDQKDIEFGVLVDPTSSPYVMGDPTKLSQILTNLIGNAIKFTDAYGRINLFVEGVSSDKDHVELKFSVSDSGIGLSEEQQKTIFEAYGQATASTSRKYGGTGLGLTISRKMVQLMGGELEVESKENEGTTFFFTLPLEKNKDHEPSVYTDFSDLSVGLALPVKSINRQLDTNLQTYIQHLGAAFSFYYYEEIFESDKPAALPDIMIFDHHYARLPGELEQCAALECKSVLLTNGSLRARINPKQHHFTDVVLTPISLAKTIRILTNASEQKKEKILTSDTVENTEQFQGLHALVADDNKINCKLIKIILENLGLEVTVVNDGNEAVDMAVKNAYDIIFMDIEMPVMDGVEACMHILGHEAEHHLKHVPIIALTANTSSGDKAKYMAKGMDDYAVKPLDIEALKMIITEHCNY; encoded by the coding sequence ATGTTGAAAAAAAATCTGCCAGATATGTCTATCCGTATAGTACCTCTTGTTTTATTGTTGATGCTTAGTAGTTATTGGAGTTATAGAGAATGGGAAAAGTTCGATGCTACTGATCCAGGGCTTTTTATCTCTTTGTTGGTGATCGTAGTGTTGAGTCTGTTGTCCATAGGATATGTATGGTTTGCTCATCGTAAAGAAAAAAGAGAAAACAGAGCACTTGTTTCTGTACTAGATAGTATCAATCATTTAGCAGATGATGACAAGGGGATAAATATACAACAAAGAGAAGAAATTTATAGTTATATTACTCATATTTTTTCTCTTTTACAGGAAAGGGGAAAAGAAATTGAAGAGGAAGCCGAGGCAAAAAGTCAATTCTTATCTACCATGTCTCACGAAATTCGTACCCCGCTCAATGGTATTATAGGGTTTACAAAACTGCTTAAACAGATGGAGACCACAGAAGACCAGAATGAGTTCATCTCTTTGATCGAAAATTCATCTAACAATCTTATAGCTATAGTGAATGATGTTTTGGACCTTTCTAAAATGAATGCAGAAAAAATGGAGATCGAACATATACCTTTTCATTTATTCGAGACCATCGATCTGACCGTGGCATCTTTTGCACAAATGTCAGATCAAAAAGATATTGAGTTCGGTGTGTTGGTCGATCCGACTTCATCACCTTATGTCATGGGAGACCCTACAAAACTATCTCAAATATTGACAAATCTTATAGGGAATGCCATTAAATTCACGGATGCTTATGGTAGGATCAATCTTTTTGTTGAAGGTGTAAGCAGTGACAAAGATCATGTAGAGTTAAAGTTTTCTGTGAGTGATAGCGGTATCGGTCTGAGTGAAGAACAACAAAAGACGATTTTTGAAGCTTATGGACAGGCTACAGCAAGCACAAGTCGTAAATATGGCGGCACGGGACTTGGGCTTACCATATCACGTAAAATGGTTCAGCTTATGGGTGGAGAACTTGAAGTTGAAAGTAAAGAAAATGAAGGAACGACTTTCTTCTTTACCTTACCATTGGAAAAAAACAAAGACCATGAACCTAGTGTCTATACAGATTTTTCTGATCTTTCTGTAGGTCTTGCCCTTCCTGTAAAGAGTATCAACCGTCAGTTAGATACCAATCTCCAAACCTATATACAACACTTGGGTGCAGCATTTTCATTCTACTATTATGAAGAGATTTTTGAATCTGACAAACCTGCAGCTTTACCTGATATTATGATATTTGATCATCACTATGCGAGGTTGCCAGGTGAATTGGAACAGTGTGCTGCTTTGGAGTGCAAATCTGTACTTTTGACAAATGGGAGTTTAAGAGCACGTATAAATCCCAAACAACATCATTTTACTGATGTGGTTCTGACGCCTATCAGCCTGGCAAAAACGATCAGAATTTTAACGAATGCAAGTGAGCAAAAGAAAGAAAAAATACTGACCTCAGATACTGTAGAAAATACCGAACAGTTTCAAGGACTTCATGCACTGGTCGCAGATGACAATAAGATCAACTGTAAACTCATAAAGATCATTTTGGAAAACCTTGGTTTAGAGGTGACTGTGGTGAATGATGGGAATGAAGCTGTTGATATGGCTGTAAAAAATGCCTATGACATTATATTTATGGATATCGAAATGCCTGTTATGGATGGTGTCGAAGCCTGTATGCATATTTTAGGCCATGAAGCAGAACATCATTTGAAACATGTCCCTATCATTGCACTAACTGCAAATACTTCCTCAGGAGACAAAGCAAAATATATGGCTAAAGGTATGGATGATTATGCCGTGAAACCGCTAGATATAGAAGCTTTAAAAATGATTATCACAGAGCATTGTAACTATTAG
- a CDS encoding lytic transglycosylase domain-containing protein yields the protein MEHKYPSYTYVFHEFDVDESYLYNEEFISFVSKNEKKLKSFYKRSLLRGKELLPTMQGLLVEDGVSDLFIYLSMVESGFSTDAVSPKKAVGLWQFMPATAKEYNLTVCQSYDERCDPVNATSAAIDYLNTLHKQFGKWYLSAMAYNCGEGCVSRAIKRARTDELSVLIDGNLKYLPHETRQYMKKILLLAMIGENSTLGFSNNTDDMLENTLIQVNVLPGTPLKEIASLLKMKEETLLSLNKSLKEGRVPQEKSTYKITIPIEKVYAFYLRYQLPDKKKVFKSHMISHNVALGETVESIAALYEVDAEEIITTNHLKNDFLVLDSLLVIPVKKKIFDNMLK from the coding sequence GTACCCCAGCTATACATATGTATTTCATGAATTTGATGTAGATGAATCTTATCTGTATAATGAAGAGTTTATCTCTTTTGTCTCAAAAAATGAAAAGAAGTTAAAATCATTTTACAAGCGTTCCTTACTTAGAGGTAAAGAGTTATTGCCAACAATGCAGGGACTTCTTGTAGAGGATGGTGTGAGTGATCTGTTTATCTATCTTTCTATGGTAGAATCCGGGTTTTCCACAGATGCAGTTTCTCCTAAAAAAGCTGTAGGTCTATGGCAGTTCATGCCTGCAACGGCAAAAGAGTATAATTTGACTGTATGCCAGAGCTATGATGAACGGTGTGATCCTGTCAATGCTACATCTGCAGCGATAGATTATCTCAATACACTTCATAAACAGTTTGGCAAATGGTATTTATCAGCAATGGCCTACAATTGTGGAGAAGGCTGTGTAAGCAGGGCCATTAAACGTGCTAGAACAGATGAATTAAGTGTTTTGATTGATGGAAATTTGAAATATCTGCCTCATGAAACACGTCAGTATATGAAGAAAATCCTTCTTCTTGCTATGATAGGTGAAAATTCCACTTTAGGCTTTAGCAATAACACAGATGATATGCTGGAAAATACTCTCATACAGGTAAATGTACTTCCCGGAACACCACTAAAAGAGATTGCAAGCTTATTAAAAATGAAGGAAGAAACACTTTTAAGTCTGAACAAAAGTTTAAAAGAGGGTAGGGTACCTCAAGAGAAATCCACTTACAAGATCACGATTCCTATAGAAAAGGTGTATGCTTTTTACTTACGATACCAGTTACCTGACAAAAAGAAAGTCTTTAAGTCACATATGATCTCTCACAATGTCGCACTTGGAGAAACTGTCGAAAGTATTGCTGCATTATATGAAGTAGATGCAGAGGAGATCATCACTACTAATCATTTAAAAAATGATTTTCTTGTCTTAGATAGTTTGCTAGTGATTCCGGTAAAGAAGAAAATATTTGATAATATGTTAAAATAA